In Polynucleobacter sp. TUM22923, one genomic interval encodes:
- a CDS encoding tripartite tricarboxylate transporter substrate binding protein gives MSKLSKVVKQWVCLLALFAASMTAQAQASQSKIHSSAWPSQAIRIIVTFTPGGAPDILARVLAENWQKNLGVPVLVENRPGYGGNIGADIVAKSNPDGYTLLIGTVGIHAINGALYEKMSFHPINDFTPISFLASTPNVLVVNKRLGVRSLPELIELARAKPNELTFGSSGVGTSLHMSGELLKEMTGIQMRHIPYKGRAQSLPDLISGRISMLFDNLSSSLPLIKAGEIQALAVTSLKRSPAAPEIPTMAEQGLAGFEAISWFSLMAPANLPAPLQKKLNSLTRQALNHPDVRSRLLAGGLDPAPGSPQELTKLIQSESNKWGRVVHQSGATLD, from the coding sequence ATGAGCAAGCTTTCAAAAGTAGTAAAACAATGGGTGTGTTTGCTAGCTCTTTTTGCTGCCAGTATGACCGCTCAAGCCCAAGCCTCTCAATCTAAGATCCATTCTTCAGCATGGCCTTCGCAGGCTATTCGAATCATTGTGACTTTTACGCCTGGCGGAGCTCCTGATATTTTGGCGCGCGTTCTTGCCGAAAATTGGCAGAAAAACTTAGGTGTCCCAGTGTTAGTTGAAAATCGTCCGGGCTACGGCGGAAACATCGGCGCAGATATTGTTGCTAAAAGTAATCCTGATGGCTATACCTTGCTTATTGGTACCGTCGGCATACATGCAATTAATGGGGCGCTGTACGAGAAGATGTCTTTTCATCCGATAAATGATTTCACACCAATTAGTTTTTTGGCGAGCACTCCGAATGTTTTAGTAGTGAACAAGCGCCTTGGAGTGCGCAGCCTACCTGAACTCATTGAACTTGCTAGAGCCAAGCCGAATGAGCTCACTTTCGGCTCATCGGGCGTGGGTACCTCTTTGCATATGTCCGGAGAATTACTAAAAGAGATGACGGGCATTCAGATGCGCCATATTCCCTATAAAGGTCGCGCTCAGTCGTTACCAGATTTAATTAGTGGCCGGATCTCGATGTTGTTTGATAACCTTTCTTCTTCATTGCCCCTCATTAAAGCAGGAGAAATCCAGGCCCTTGCGGTGACTAGCCTCAAACGTTCACCTGCTGCACCAGAGATTCCAACGATGGCTGAGCAGGGCTTGGCGGGCTTTGAGGCGATCTCTTGGTTCTCATTGATGGCTCCAGCTAATCTTCCAGCCCCTTTGCAAAAGAAGCTAAATTCCCTCACGCGTCAGGCGCTTAATCATCCCGATGTGAGGAGCAGGCTATTGGCTGGTGGCTTAGATCCCGCCCCTGGAAGCCCCCAGGAGTTGACTAAACTGATTCAATCGGAAAGTAATAAATGGGGTAGAGTGGTTCATCAGTCTGGCGCCACATTAGATTAA
- a CDS encoding disulfide bond formation protein B translates to MSKQAFPSLASLGNQLALAAIIGMLSYAFVDQFVFGELPCPLCLMQRMAFVIIGVALVLNIRFGAHSSHYGWGIIGGLLGMTVSLRQILLHIAPGDQGFGKTFLEIHFYTWAFVGYLGLIAGIAILLMLPNRDVRSRSMLANALIIIFILLVVGNLISTLMECGIGPCVDDPVKYDGWLWLRARFGF, encoded by the coding sequence ATGAGTAAGCAGGCCTTTCCCTCCTTAGCTAGCCTAGGCAATCAACTGGCCTTGGCGGCCATCATTGGCATGCTGTCGTATGCTTTTGTCGATCAATTCGTTTTTGGTGAATTGCCTTGCCCACTATGCCTAATGCAGCGCATGGCATTTGTCATTATTGGTGTTGCATTGGTGCTCAACATCCGCTTTGGTGCGCATTCATCTCATTATGGTTGGGGCATCATTGGTGGTTTACTTGGTATGACGGTTTCATTGCGCCAAATACTGCTACATATTGCTCCGGGCGATCAGGGATTTGGTAAAACTTTTTTAGAAATTCATTTTTATACTTGGGCTTTTGTAGGCTATTTAGGCCTAATTGCTGGCATCGCTATTTTATTAATGCTACCCAACCGAGACGTGCGTTCACGTTCTATGCTGGCTAATGCACTGATTATTATTTTTATTCTATTGGTAGTCGGCAATCTCATTTCAACGCTAATGGAGTGTGGCATCGGTCCTTGTGTCGATGATCCCGTGAAATATGATGGGTGGCTCTGGTTGCGGGCTCGTTTCGGTTTTTGA
- a CDS encoding DUF5993 family protein, giving the protein MYMFLPFLTALIGLIFVWFEKRLVGLVFLAITVFILMYWFRIHATDHLSISL; this is encoded by the coding sequence ATGTATATGTTTCTTCCCTTTCTCACAGCTCTTATCGGCCTCATTTTTGTATGGTTTGAGAAGCGTCTGGTGGGATTGGTATTTTTGGCAATAACAGTCTTTATTCTGATGTATTGGTTCCGTATTCATGCCACAGACCATCTTAGTATCAGTCTATGA
- a CDS encoding fumarylacetoacetate hydrolase family protein: MSTFYVIDPPLMPSLPVVGDTRRFAVNRIYCVGRNYADHAREMGHDPDREPPFFFMKPANSIVTDGMDMQYPALSNDVHHEIEMVVAIGKGGNNITADKALEHVYGYGVGLDMTRRDLQGEAKKMGRPWDTGKAFDQSAPCAAITPAVQCGHLSSGTVQLSVNGEVRQEGNLNQLIWNIPDTIAYLSTLFTLEPGDLIFSGTPAGVGPVKRGDVLEGNVEGLTPLKINII, translated from the coding sequence ATGAGCACTTTTTACGTAATTGATCCACCACTCATGCCCTCACTTCCGGTGGTTGGTGATACCCGCCGTTTTGCTGTTAACCGCATTTATTGTGTGGGGCGCAACTACGCTGATCACGCGCGTGAGATGGGTCACGATCCAGATCGAGAGCCGCCATTCTTTTTTATGAAGCCCGCTAATTCGATCGTGACAGATGGCATGGATATGCAATACCCAGCGCTTTCGAATGATGTTCATCATGAAATTGAAATGGTTGTGGCTATCGGCAAAGGTGGGAACAACATTACTGCTGATAAAGCCCTTGAGCATGTCTATGGTTATGGCGTTGGTTTAGATATGACGCGTCGTGATCTACAGGGCGAAGCAAAAAAAATGGGTCGTCCGTGGGATACGGGCAAAGCATTTGATCAGTCAGCCCCTTGTGCCGCAATTACGCCCGCTGTGCAGTGTGGACATCTTAGTTCCGGAACTGTGCAGTTATCAGTAAATGGTGAAGTTCGCCAAGAGGGAAATTTAAACCAGCTCATCTGGAATATTCCAGACACGATTGCTTATTTATCGACCTTGTTTACCCTTGAACCAGGCGACTTGATTTTTTCAGGTACGCCTGCAGGAGTTGGCCCAGTAAAGAGGGGTGATGTGCTTGAGGGGAATGTTGAGGGACTCACTCCCTTGAAAATCAACATTATTTAA
- a CDS encoding ferrous iron transporter B, protein MSEAKVHFFPSEPLVALLGNPNCGKTALFNLLTGSRQKVANYSGVTVERKEGRLNFDSGKAIRVLDLPGAYSLYPRSLDERVTCNVLHGNAVGEKRPDLVLCILSAMNLRRNLRLVLSAKRLGLPCVVVLNMVDIAKRQGLEINTEALSGLLGLPIIQSVGIEADGADALKHYLAHLDWKNLSALQVSNVDEGVESTMDHSAHTESDNIEVHRILQSLNLDQIIPDEVSDRLDAVLLHPVLGPIILCVLLFFIFQAVFSWATWPMEMIKAGVEWLGLIIGDLLPNHWLRSLLIDGILAGVGGVLIFLPQILILFFFILLLEESGYLPRAAYLLDRLMGRVGLSGRSFIPLLSSFACAIPGIMATRSISNSRDRLVTILIAPMMTCSARLPVYALLISAFIPNKTLGYGLDLQGFVLFILYIAGILGAMAVAWVLKRFTSEKLRLNALMMELPSYHLPRLSNLAIGLWQRAEIFLRRVGGIILIMTIGLWFLASFPLPPENASGASIQYSVAGMIGNALAVVFEPIGFNWQISIALVPGMAAREVVVSSLATVYALSSAGAEAADALVPLISNSWSLATALSLLAWFVFAPQCLSTIAAVRRETGSWKIPIVMLSYLFSLAYLAAFITYQLSLFFGLG, encoded by the coding sequence ATGTCTGAAGCGAAGGTTCATTTCTTTCCTAGCGAGCCACTAGTTGCTTTATTGGGCAATCCTAATTGCGGTAAGACGGCCCTATTTAATTTATTGACAGGCAGTCGTCAGAAAGTCGCCAATTATTCCGGTGTTACTGTTGAGAGAAAAGAGGGGCGCCTTAACTTCGATTCTGGAAAAGCGATTCGTGTGCTCGACCTACCTGGCGCCTATAGTCTTTATCCCCGATCATTGGATGAGCGTGTGACTTGCAATGTCCTGCATGGCAATGCTGTCGGTGAGAAGCGCCCAGATCTGGTGCTGTGCATCTTGAGCGCGATGAACCTTAGGCGTAATCTGCGTCTAGTGTTATCGGCAAAGCGATTGGGCCTTCCTTGCGTGGTTGTATTAAACATGGTTGACATAGCTAAGCGCCAAGGCCTTGAAATAAATACTGAGGCACTCTCAGGTCTGTTGGGCTTGCCAATTATTCAAAGTGTTGGAATTGAGGCGGATGGGGCGGATGCGCTTAAGCATTATCTTGCCCATCTGGATTGGAAAAATCTATCAGCTTTGCAAGTAAGCAATGTAGATGAGGGTGTGGAGTCAACAATGGATCACTCTGCTCATACCGAATCTGACAACATTGAAGTACATCGCATTTTGCAGTCACTGAACTTGGATCAAATCATTCCCGATGAGGTAAGTGATCGATTGGATGCTGTTCTGCTGCATCCAGTATTGGGTCCGATTATTTTGTGCGTACTGTTATTTTTTATTTTCCAGGCCGTATTTAGTTGGGCAACGTGGCCTATGGAGATGATCAAGGCGGGAGTGGAGTGGCTTGGGCTCATTATTGGTGACCTGCTACCGAATCACTGGCTACGTAGTTTATTAATCGATGGCATTTTGGCGGGCGTAGGTGGAGTTCTGATTTTTTTACCTCAGATTCTGATTTTATTTTTCTTCATTCTTCTCCTGGAAGAGTCGGGCTATTTACCTAGGGCAGCTTATCTTTTAGATCGTTTGATGGGTAGGGTTGGCTTATCAGGGCGCTCCTTTATCCCCCTGCTATCGAGCTTCGCTTGTGCCATTCCAGGAATTATGGCAACACGCAGTATTTCTAATTCACGAGATCGCTTGGTTACCATCTTGATTGCCCCGATGATGACTTGTTCCGCACGCCTTCCGGTCTATGCCTTGTTAATCTCTGCATTTATTCCCAATAAAACGCTTGGCTATGGATTGGATCTACAGGGATTTGTTTTATTTATTTTATATATCGCAGGTATTCTGGGGGCCATGGCAGTGGCATGGGTGCTAAAGCGTTTTACTAGTGAAAAATTAAGGCTTAATGCCTTGATGATGGAGTTGCCTAGCTATCACCTTCCTAGATTGAGTAATTTAGCGATTGGTCTTTGGCAGCGCGCAGAGATTTTTCTCAGACGTGTTGGCGGCATCATTTTGATCATGACTATTGGCCTATGGTTTTTGGCTAGCTTTCCGTTGCCCCCTGAGAATGCTTCTGGAGCATCAATTCAATACAGTGTTGCCGGCATGATCGGAAATGCTTTAGCGGTAGTTTTTGAGCCTATTGGTTTTAATTGGCAAATTAGTATTGCTTTGGTGCCAGGTATGGCTGCTCGCGAAGTCGTGGTTAGTTCATTAGCTACGGTATACGCCCTTTCTAGTGCTGGAGCAGAGGCGGCTGATGCTTTGGTGCCACTGATTTCCAATAGCTGGAGTTTGGCAACCGCATTATCGCTGCTGGCCTGGTTCGTCTTTGCCCCCCAATGCTTATCTACGATCGCTGCCGTAAGGCGAGAGACTGGTAGTTGGAAAATTCCGATTGTGATGCTGAGCTATCTTTTTAGTTTGGCCTATCTTGCAGCTTTTATTACGTATCAGCTGAGCTTGTTTTTTGGCTTAGGATAG
- a CDS encoding FeoA family protein has protein sequence MNLKEVRPGMKVFVKSIALAIGVDGDIRGQLEDIGFLPGEQLEVLRKGFLGQGPIMVRVGSSTFALRESEAQLIEVEPL, from the coding sequence ATGAACCTGAAAGAGGTACGCCCCGGAATGAAGGTTTTTGTAAAGAGCATCGCTCTAGCAATTGGGGTGGATGGGGATATTCGTGGTCAGCTTGAAGATATTGGCTTTCTGCCGGGCGAGCAGCTTGAGGTACTTCGTAAGGGTTTCTTAGGTCAGGGCCCCATTATGGTTCGCGTGGGATCTTCTACCTTTGCCCTACGAGAGTCCGAAGCGCAGTTGATTGAGGTGGAGCCTCTATAA
- a CDS encoding GNAT family N-acetyltransferase, translating into MNAFCISIQSWQEAQNKAFLIRKAVFIQEQGVPEAMEIDEFDPIAQHALIHIDHQCVATARLVVLPGEIKRIGRIGRIGRIGRMAVLANYRQQGIGTQLMNLLINAGKSQGLKSFELHAQLSAIPFYMQFGFISQGDVYDEAGIPHRDMILTI; encoded by the coding sequence ATGAATGCATTTTGTATATCAATTCAATCCTGGCAAGAAGCTCAAAATAAGGCATTTTTGATTCGTAAAGCTGTTTTTATTCAAGAGCAAGGTGTACCAGAAGCTATGGAGATAGACGAATTTGATCCAATTGCCCAGCATGCCTTGATTCATATTGATCATCAATGCGTTGCCACTGCAAGACTGGTAGTTTTGCCGGGGGAAATAAAAAGAATAGGAAGAATAGGAAGAATAGGAAGAATTGGTCGAATGGCTGTTTTAGCCAACTACCGACAACAAGGTATTGGCACGCAACTCATGAATTTGCTAATAAATGCAGGAAAAAGCCAGGGGCTGAAATCATTTGAACTGCATGCTCAGCTCTCGGCAATCCCTTTTTATATGCAATTTGGCTTTATTTCCCAGGGGGATGTCTATGATGAGGCGGGCATCCCACATCGCGATATGATTCTGACCATATAA
- a CDS encoding YbgC/FadM family acyl-CoA thioesterase, which yields MPNSTNTTQANSLPFLFRVCYSDTDAAGFVYHARYLEIFERSRAEWLYQRDLSPTKLVNEFGILLPVREITMHFHRPGRLDDLLSIDQTIEHRGRTQIAVKQTATRVNANSEPELIASALLHIVCVDTVSLRPKGIPDWLFTAD from the coding sequence ATGCCCAATTCTACGAATACCACTCAAGCCAATAGCCTACCCTTCCTATTTCGCGTCTGCTATTCCGATACGGACGCTGCTGGGTTTGTTTACCACGCACGTTATCTGGAGATTTTTGAACGAAGTCGAGCGGAGTGGTTATACCAACGAGATTTAAGTCCCACTAAATTGGTTAATGAGTTTGGCATACTTTTGCCAGTTCGAGAAATCACAATGCACTTTCATCGACCAGGGCGTCTAGACGATCTATTAAGCATTGATCAAACAATAGAACACCGGGGTCGTACCCAAATTGCTGTGAAACAAACAGCCACTCGCGTAAATGCTAATAGCGAACCAGAGCTGATTGCAAGCGCCCTTCTTCATATTGTGTGTGTTGATACAGTCTCACTCAGACCTAAAGGTATTCCTGACTGGCTCTTTACTGCTGATTAA
- a CDS encoding DEAD/DEAH box helicase, with protein MLFTDLGLSESILRAINEEGYTSPTPIQEKSIPAVLKGGDLLAAAQTGTGKTAGFTLPILQRLSDSAKPSSGKRQLRVLILTPTRELAAQVQESVVTYGKYTGLKSTVIFGGVGANPQIKAIAAGLDILVATPGRLLDLMSQNCVSLSAIEILVLDEADRMLDMGFLRDIKKILAVLPKQRQNLLFSATFSSEIKALADSLLNSPALIEVARSNSANEAIAQLIHPVDRSQKHPLLAHLIKSNQWKQVLVFTRTKHGANKLVLQLEKDNITAMAIHGNKSQGARTKALADFKDSKITVLVATDIAARGIDIDQLPHVVNYDLPNVSEDYVHRIGRTGRAGSNGVAVSLVCVDEHEMLRDIEKLIKQKLPQEVIPGFEPDPNAVAQPIQLRSQQHQQNRKPRPSNGGGGSGASKPAAKRSSQPKRNFSR; from the coding sequence ATGTTATTTACAGATCTCGGTTTATCAGAATCCATTCTTCGCGCTATTAACGAAGAGGGTTACACCAGCCCTACCCCTATTCAAGAGAAGTCTATTCCTGCCGTCTTAAAGGGGGGAGACTTACTAGCAGCAGCCCAAACAGGCACAGGCAAAACTGCCGGCTTTACTTTGCCTATTTTGCAACGCCTTAGTGATAGCGCTAAACCTAGCAGTGGCAAACGTCAGTTACGCGTCCTGATACTGACGCCTACCCGTGAATTAGCCGCTCAGGTTCAAGAGTCTGTTGTCACCTATGGAAAATATACTGGCTTAAAGTCAACAGTCATTTTTGGGGGCGTCGGCGCCAATCCGCAAATTAAAGCAATAGCAGCCGGCCTAGATATTTTGGTTGCCACTCCTGGTCGCCTCTTGGATTTAATGTCACAAAACTGCGTGTCTCTTTCTGCAATTGAAATCCTGGTGTTAGATGAAGCTGATCGCATGCTCGATATGGGATTCTTACGTGACATCAAAAAGATTCTTGCCGTACTACCCAAGCAACGTCAGAACCTGCTTTTTTCTGCGACCTTCTCATCGGAAATTAAGGCATTAGCCGATAGCTTATTAAATTCACCAGCACTCATTGAGGTCGCTCGGAGTAATAGTGCGAATGAAGCCATTGCACAGCTAATTCATCCAGTTGATAGAAGCCAAAAACACCCATTACTAGCTCACTTAATCAAGAGCAATCAATGGAAACAGGTTTTAGTCTTTACTCGCACTAAACATGGGGCTAACAAATTAGTCCTCCAGCTAGAAAAAGACAATATCACCGCAATGGCCATTCATGGTAATAAAAGCCAAGGTGCACGCACTAAAGCCTTAGCTGACTTTAAAGATAGCAAAATCACTGTATTGGTAGCCACCGATATTGCCGCCCGTGGCATTGATATTGATCAACTGCCCCATGTTGTCAATTATGATTTACCTAATGTCTCTGAAGACTACGTTCATCGCATTGGTCGTACCGGTAGAGCAGGCTCTAATGGAGTTGCGGTATCGCTAGTTTGTGTTGACGAACATGAAATGCTCAGAGATATTGAGAAGCTCATCAAGCAAAAATTACCGCAAGAGGTCATCCCCGGATTTGAGCCCGATCCAAATGCCGTTGCACAACCCATTCAACTAAGAAGCCAACAGCACCAACAAAACCGAAAGCCTCGCCCTAGCAATGGTGGCGGCGGAAGTGGTGCAAGTAAGCCTGCCGCAAAGCGCAGCAGTCAACCCAAGAGAAACTTTAGTCGATAG
- the mmsB gene encoding 3-hydroxyisobutyrate dehydrogenase translates to MKIAFLGLGNMGLPMALNLIKAGYAVSGFDLVKSQMDALKAAGGFPVNSAVEAVSEAQVVITMLPASRHVEDLYLGESGLLMIVQPQTLLIDCSTISPEVSRKIEALARVRGLSMIDAPVSGGTAGAQAGSLTFMVGGAVNDVEKARPLLEKMGKNIFHAGASGSGQTVKVCNNMLLGIQMLGTSEALKLGISNGVNPQALSEIMMQSSGRNWVLELYNPCPGVMENVPSSKNYAGGFGVDLMLKDLSLAVENAQELEVSVRLGSLAKELYAMHSSAGNGQLDFSSIFNLQEN, encoded by the coding sequence ATGAAAATCGCTTTTTTAGGTCTTGGCAACATGGGGCTACCAATGGCGCTCAATTTAATCAAGGCAGGGTATGCTGTCTCTGGATTTGATTTAGTAAAAAGTCAGATGGATGCACTCAAAGCCGCAGGTGGTTTTCCAGTCAACAGTGCTGTAGAGGCAGTCAGCGAAGCGCAAGTAGTTATCACCATGCTTCCGGCCTCACGACATGTTGAGGATCTCTATCTTGGAGAGTCAGGGCTATTGATGATTGTGCAGCCTCAAACGCTATTGATTGATTGCTCGACTATTTCTCCCGAGGTCTCGAGAAAAATTGAGGCGCTTGCTAGAGTAAGGGGGCTGTCCATGATTGATGCACCTGTTTCCGGTGGTACCGCTGGTGCACAGGCGGGTAGCTTAACTTTTATGGTGGGCGGCGCAGTCAATGATGTTGAAAAAGCTCGACCTCTATTGGAGAAGATGGGCAAAAATATTTTTCATGCAGGAGCGAGTGGGTCTGGTCAAACAGTCAAAGTCTGCAACAACATGCTTTTGGGCATTCAGATGCTTGGGACTAGTGAGGCACTAAAGTTAGGCATTAGCAATGGCGTCAACCCGCAAGCTCTTTCAGAAATTATGATGCAAAGCTCAGGCCGTAATTGGGTGCTAGAGCTATATAACCCCTGTCCTGGCGTGATGGAAAATGTGCCATCCTCTAAGAATTATGCTGGCGGTTTTGGTGTCGACCTCATGCTGAAGGATTTAAGCTTAGCCGTTGAAAATGCTCAAGAATTAGAGGTCAGTGTGCGGCTAGGATCATTGGCTAAAGAGCTTTATGCAATGCATAGCTCGGCCGGTAATGGGCAACTAGATTTTTCTAGTATCTTTAATCTTCAAGAAAATTAA
- a CDS encoding DUF1330 domain-containing protein — translation MTVKVIGLMNLADHSAFDQYRSQVGRTVELYQGKITSRGSIESILWNELGSQPFNAIVELEFPNSECVQSWANSEDYLNLIPIRNKAMQLTLFTVT, via the coding sequence ATGACCGTCAAAGTAATTGGCCTAATGAATCTAGCCGACCATAGTGCTTTTGATCAATACCGTAGCCAAGTAGGCCGAACAGTGGAGCTTTATCAAGGCAAGATTACCTCAAGAGGATCAATCGAATCTATTCTGTGGAATGAGTTAGGATCTCAACCCTTCAACGCAATAGTGGAATTGGAGTTTCCAAATAGCGAATGTGTGCAGTCATGGGCTAATAGCGAAGACTATCTAAACCTCATCCCAATTCGCAACAAAGCTATGCAACTAACCTTATTTACGGTCACCTAA
- a CDS encoding tripartite tricarboxylate transporter substrate binding protein, whose translation MKIKNILILLAASLISIQALAQSTSWPTPNKPITFINPFPPGGAVDAFGRPLAKQLSAQLGTSIIVDNKGGAGGTLGAAVAAKMAPDGYTWLLGAVHHSIAPSMYTNLSYDITKDFEPVAIIGSVPHVIVVNPSKFPKNDLKSIIEEIRKNPGKYNYASTGNGTSQHLTGELFKMQNKLFITHIPYRGTGPALQDLVAGQVDMMFDTLAGAAQFIKNGQLIAVAVTTQKRVDAFPNVPTAQELGISNFVVYSWYAMWAIKGTPKDIVDKMSNEVQIALATPEIKERWAGMGATAPKMSRPELANYINQEIVRWAEVVEKSNAKLD comes from the coding sequence ATGAAAATCAAAAATATCCTTATTTTATTGGCTGCCAGCCTGATCAGCATTCAGGCCCTGGCCCAATCTACAAGCTGGCCTACGCCCAATAAGCCCATCACCTTTATCAACCCATTCCCGCCTGGAGGTGCTGTAGATGCATTTGGTCGCCCCTTAGCAAAGCAACTATCGGCTCAGCTGGGAACCTCCATTATTGTGGACAACAAAGGTGGGGCTGGAGGCACACTTGGGGCTGCTGTGGCAGCAAAAATGGCTCCGGATGGCTACACCTGGTTGTTGGGAGCCGTCCATCATTCGATTGCGCCTAGCATGTACACCAATTTATCTTATGACATCACTAAAGACTTTGAGCCAGTTGCCATCATCGGCAGCGTACCGCATGTCATTGTTGTAAACCCTAGTAAATTTCCAAAAAATGATTTGAAGTCCATCATCGAAGAAATCCGCAAGAATCCTGGAAAATATAACTATGCCTCTACCGGGAACGGTACCTCACAGCATCTCACGGGTGAGTTATTTAAGATGCAAAACAAATTGTTTATTACGCATATTCCCTATCGCGGCACTGGCCCAGCTCTACAGGACTTAGTGGCAGGTCAGGTGGATATGATGTTTGATACCTTAGCGGGTGCAGCACAGTTTATTAAGAATGGGCAGCTGATAGCAGTCGCAGTGACCACGCAAAAGCGAGTTGATGCATTTCCGAATGTCCCAACCGCACAAGAACTGGGAATCAGTAACTTTGTTGTCTACAGTTGGTATGCAATGTGGGCAATCAAAGGGACGCCTAAAGATATTGTCGATAAGATGAGCAATGAAGTCCAAATTGCATTAGCTACGCCTGAAATTAAAGAACGCTGGGCTGGGATGGGTGCTACAGCACCCAAAATGAGCCGACCTGAATTGGCAAACTATATCAATCAAGAAATTGTGCGATGGGCCGAAGTGGTGGAAAAATCAAACGCTAAATTAGATTAA
- a CDS encoding rhodanese-related sulfurtransferase → MSIQYQDYAFVRNKLLEKEEIAFLDVREEDPHAQEHPLFAANFPLSRLEVDALAKLPRKNVPIVTLDDGEGSAMLAAQRLSSLGYSNVSTLAGGVAAWKSEGGEVFKDVNVPSKSFGEFVESKRHTPSLSAQEVKQLIDDKADIVVVDVRRFDEYHTMSIPTGVSVPGAELVLRLPELAPNPNTQIIVNCAGRTRSIIGTQSLINAGIPNKVSALRNGTIGWTLAGQTLDQGQSRQFSAVNADTKKEAALRSRNVADQAGVKRASMADLQSWQSQVERTTYFFDTRTPEEYEAGHLPGFRSVPGGQLVQETEMVSPVRGARIVLADPDSVRANMPASWLAQMAWDVYVLDDIQASDLTEKGVWSSPIPTMPTTQTVDALTASGWLKNDSGTVAIDLSTHANYVKGHIPGSWFALRSEFMEALSKLPKADRYLITSTTGELAMFAAHEIQALTSSEVVVLIGGNQAWVDAGLVLEKGATHLASPPRDRYKRPYEGTSVNPAAMQAYLDWEYGLVEQLGKDGTHHFWVL, encoded by the coding sequence ATGAGCATTCAATATCAAGATTACGCCTTCGTACGCAATAAGCTGCTGGAAAAAGAAGAGATTGCATTTTTAGATGTGCGTGAGGAAGATCCACATGCACAGGAACATCCTTTGTTTGCGGCTAACTTTCCACTCTCTCGCTTAGAAGTAGATGCATTGGCTAAGCTACCCAGAAAAAATGTGCCAATTGTCACTCTAGACGACGGTGAGGGCTCGGCTATGCTGGCAGCTCAAAGGCTATCCTCATTGGGCTACTCTAATGTCTCTACGCTTGCAGGCGGAGTCGCAGCATGGAAATCTGAAGGTGGAGAAGTATTTAAGGATGTGAATGTTCCCAGCAAATCATTTGGTGAATTTGTTGAATCGAAACGACACACTCCCTCTCTTTCCGCTCAAGAAGTAAAGCAATTGATTGATGACAAAGCGGATATCGTAGTTGTAGATGTGCGCCGCTTTGATGAGTACCACACAATGAGCATTCCTACAGGTGTGAGCGTTCCCGGCGCTGAGTTAGTTTTACGACTTCCAGAGCTAGCCCCAAATCCCAATACCCAAATTATCGTGAACTGTGCTGGTCGCACCCGAAGCATTATCGGCACTCAGTCCTTAATCAATGCTGGCATTCCGAACAAAGTGAGTGCCTTGCGTAATGGCACGATTGGTTGGACTTTGGCTGGTCAAACGCTGGATCAAGGGCAAAGCCGACAATTTTCAGCAGTAAACGCCGATACAAAAAAAGAGGCTGCCCTGCGCTCGCGAAATGTTGCCGATCAAGCTGGAGTAAAACGCGCTAGCATGGCAGATCTTCAGTCTTGGCAATCTCAAGTCGAACGCACTACCTACTTCTTTGATACTCGTACCCCAGAAGAATATGAAGCGGGTCATTTACCCGGGTTTCGCTCAGTGCCAGGCGGGCAACTGGTTCAAGAGACAGAGATGGTCTCTCCCGTGCGGGGAGCGCGCATTGTATTGGCGGATCCCGATAGTGTCAGAGCCAATATGCCAGCCTCTTGGCTTGCACAGATGGCTTGGGATGTATATGTATTGGACGATATTCAAGCATCCGACCTCACTGAAAAAGGGGTCTGGAGTTCCCCTATTCCAACAATGCCGACCACTCAAACAGTGGATGCTCTAACCGCCTCTGGCTGGCTTAAGAATGATAGTGGCACCGTTGCTATTGATCTCAGTACACATGCAAATTACGTTAAAGGCCATATCCCTGGGAGCTGGTTCGCCCTACGTTCGGAATTTATGGAGGCGCTAAGCAAATTACCCAAAGCAGATCGCTACCTCATTACCAGCACTACTGGTGAGCTTGCCATGTTCGCTGCCCATGAAATACAAGCCTTAACGTCATCTGAAGTGGTGGTTTTAATTGGCGGTAATCAGGCCTGGGTAGATGCAGGCCTTGTATTAGAGAAGGGAGCAACACATTTAGCCTCGCCTCCTCGTGATCGCTACAAACGACCATATGAAGGTACCAGTGTGAATCCTGCTGCTATGCAAGCCTATCTTGATTGGGAATATGGTCTAGTTGAGCAATTAGGCAAGGATGGCACCCATCACTTCTGGGTTCTTTAG